The Cervus elaphus chromosome 21, mCerEla1.1, whole genome shotgun sequence genome window below encodes:
- the LOC122679082 gene encoding serine protease 40-like has product MPRGPREPRSAQSDRRCRTGRMEITAAEGSGPGWKVACTLAVVLLCLHSLLPHTKVAGTTDGPPVSAASSCGKTAVTGRITGGKDTVDKRWPWQAGLLYQGTFICGASLISDYWVISAAHCFQMSHKPSDYKILLGYYQLEKPTSYSQLAAVYRLFIHTDYNKRYFQESDITLLQLYHPAKFSDSIRTVCLPEANIQSLDLIFCWITGWGMVTEQEFLPTPKTLQEAEVGFLDNSFCESILKPPETSNQTIAIKDSMLCAADSLTGKSVCRGDSGGPLVCKLNDTWYLMGLSSFSTPCEKPIGPSIFTKVSYYNQWITEKQKSSPNPDPSTAPAEEKPPALFNFNSLGNVHKPRSFLVLVASQTFLLLLIFL; this is encoded by the exons ATGCCCCGGGGCCCACGCGAGCCGCGGTCAGCTCAGTCAGATCGCAGATGCAGGACCGGCCGGATGGAGATCACGGCGGCCGAGGGCTCAGGGCCAGGCTGGAAGGTAGCCTGCACCCTGGCTGTTGTCCTGCTCTGCCTGCACTCACTCCTGCCGCACACCAAGGTGGCTGGGACCACAGATGGACCACCAGTGTCTGCCGCGTCAT CATGTGGGAAGACTGCCGTAACTGGGAGGATCACTGGTGGCAAGGACACAGTTGACAAACGCTGGCCTTGGCAAGCTGGTCTTCTCTACCAGGGTACGTTTATCTGTGGAGCTTCCCTCATCAGTGACTACTGGGTGATCTCAGCTGCCCACTGCTTCCAAAT GTCCCATAAGCCATCTGACTACAAAATCTTGCTGGGATACTACCAACTAGAAAAACCTACTTCATACAGTCAGTTGGCAGCAGTGTACCGACTCTTCATCCACACTGACTATAACAAACGCTACTTCCAGGAGAGTGACATAACTCTCTTGCAGCTGTATCATCCTGCAAAGTTTTCTGACTCCATCCGCACCGTCTGCCTCCCTGAAGCTAATATCCAGTCGCTCGATCTTATCTTCTGCTGGATAACCGGCTGGGGGATGGTCACAGAGCAAG AGTTCCTACCTACTCCCAAAACACTGCAGGAAGCAGAGGTCGGCTTTTTGGATAATTCATTTTGTGAATCAATTTTGAAACCGCCAGAAACAAGCAACCAAACTATTGCTATAAAGGACAGCATGTTGTGCGCTGCAGACTCCCTGACAGGAAAGTCTGTCTGCCGA GGAGATTCTGGGGGACCCCTCGTCTGCAAATTAAATGACACCTGGTATCTGATGGGGCTGTCCAGCTTTAGCACGCCCTGTGAGAAGCCCATAGGCCCCAGCATTTTCACCAAAGTCTCCTACTACAACCAGTGGATCACTGAGAAGCAGAAAAGCTCGCCCAATCCTGACCCTTCAACTGCTCCTGCTGAGGAGAAACCTCCTGCTCTGTTCAACTTTAATTCTCTTGGCAATGTCCACAAGCCCAGGAGCTTCCTAGTCCTTGTGGCTTCACAAACCTTCCTCCTGCTGCTGATTTTCCTCTGA